The Cohnella abietis genome has a segment encoding these proteins:
- a CDS encoding mandelate racemase/muconate lactonizing enzyme family protein, with the protein MKITDIRTYIVGNPWKNWLFIQVDTDEGISGLGEGTLNGFSKTVEAAIHELKHLVIGMDPFDVETISLKMIRDVYSDGGQIQGSALAAVETACWDIMGKATGLPIYKLLGGKCHDKLRCYANGWYRGETSEAGFFEQAREVVDKGYTALKFDPFGAAWRTVDRSDFAKAIGNIAAVREAVGPDVDILIEGHNRFSVHTALQFAEAMLPYSPTWFEAPVPPSRVSSVVEVAKRSAVPIACGEDYYNREQFAELLKHDAVHIIQLEPQFLGLSASKQICGMVHAHNGVTAPHSAQGPICSIVCSHLNMATPNFFLHEIFDDFNHSWAQEIFTPPFRVVDGYLQPPERPGLGVELNLEEAAKYPYQPGHWLPLFKSGWEKREPVQ; encoded by the coding sequence TGAAGATTACAGATATCCGCACTTATATCGTAGGCAATCCGTGGAAAAATTGGTTGTTTATCCAGGTGGATACGGATGAAGGAATTAGCGGCTTGGGAGAAGGAACGTTAAACGGGTTCTCCAAGACAGTAGAGGCAGCTATTCATGAGTTAAAGCATTTGGTGATAGGAATGGATCCGTTTGACGTGGAAACGATATCTCTCAAAATGATTCGCGATGTATATTCGGATGGCGGCCAAATTCAAGGCTCTGCTCTTGCGGCTGTTGAAACCGCTTGCTGGGATATTATGGGCAAGGCAACAGGGTTGCCGATCTATAAGCTACTTGGAGGCAAATGTCATGATAAGCTACGCTGCTATGCCAATGGCTGGTACCGTGGAGAAACGAGCGAGGCCGGTTTCTTCGAGCAAGCACGTGAAGTTGTGGACAAGGGCTATACAGCTTTGAAATTTGATCCATTTGGAGCAGCTTGGAGAACCGTTGACCGTTCCGATTTTGCGAAAGCTATTGGAAATATTGCTGCCGTGCGGGAAGCGGTAGGGCCGGATGTTGATATATTAATCGAAGGACATAATCGATTCAGTGTTCATACGGCATTACAGTTCGCGGAGGCGATGCTCCCGTATAGTCCTACTTGGTTCGAAGCGCCTGTTCCTCCATCCCGCGTTTCTTCGGTCGTTGAAGTGGCCAAACGCAGTGCTGTACCTATTGCTTGCGGTGAAGATTATTACAATCGCGAGCAGTTTGCCGAGCTACTTAAGCACGACGCCGTTCATATTATTCAGCTAGAGCCGCAATTCCTTGGATTAAGTGCATCTAAGCAGATTTGTGGGATGGTTCACGCGCATAACGGAGTTACTGCTCCGCATAGCGCTCAAGGTCCTATCTGTTCCATCGTTTGCTCCCATTTGAACATGGCGACTCCGAATTTCTTCCTGCATGAAATCTTCGATGATTTCAACCATTCATGGGCACAGGAAATATTTACACCTCCATTCAGAGTGGTGGACGGCTACCTGCAGCCACCGGAGCGTCCCGGACTTGGGGTAGAGCTTAATCTGGAGGAAGCTGCTAAGTATCCTTATCAGCCTGGTCACTGGCTACCGCTATTCAAGTCGGGCTGGGAAAAACGGGAGCCAGTCCAATGA
- a CDS encoding galactitol-1-phosphate 5-dehydrogenase: MKELNMLTMKALVYEGPRTMNMREVPIPVLKSDEVLIRVERVGICGSELGGYLGHNSLRKPPLIMGHEFSGIIESVGEQVNSFQPGVRVTANPLVTCGTCRYCRNGQSQLCSARNLLGAHRPGAFAQFVAVPAKNVYRLEDHISFDEGALAEPLACAVHICRLLSLTPTNRLLIYGAGPIGLFALQAAKVYGLSDIVIVDLNEARLEIARELGCIAVTSLDSIDNANGFDAVIDAVGAEFTRQKSIAAARPGGKVIFTGLHEADSKLPVNDMIRNEIWTQGAFAYSEEDFETALLWIGQGKIHLLPWMETAQLSDGSACFEKLITGPGKVAKIVLSLENI, translated from the coding sequence ATGAAGGAGTTGAACATGTTGACTATGAAGGCATTAGTATATGAAGGTCCAAGAACGATGAATATGAGGGAAGTTCCCATTCCGGTATTAAAGTCAGATGAGGTTCTTATCCGAGTGGAGCGGGTCGGAATATGTGGCTCCGAGCTCGGTGGATATTTGGGACATAATTCACTGCGTAAGCCACCTCTTATTATGGGACATGAATTTTCAGGCATTATTGAAAGCGTAGGGGAGCAGGTAAATAGCTTTCAGCCAGGCGTACGCGTCACGGCTAATCCATTAGTTACTTGCGGAACGTGTCGTTATTGCCGCAACGGACAATCCCAATTGTGCAGCGCAAGGAACTTGCTCGGAGCGCACAGGCCGGGGGCATTCGCACAATTTGTTGCTGTCCCAGCAAAGAACGTCTATCGGTTAGAAGATCATATATCGTTCGATGAAGGAGCTTTAGCGGAGCCGTTGGCTTGTGCGGTTCACATTTGTCGGCTATTAAGCTTAACTCCAACAAATAGGCTACTCATATACGGCGCAGGTCCAATAGGGTTATTCGCGTTGCAGGCAGCTAAGGTTTACGGATTAAGCGATATCGTTATTGTAGATTTAAATGAAGCAAGACTTGAGATCGCTAGAGAGCTCGGCTGTATTGCGGTAACAAGCCTGGACAGTATCGACAATGCTAATGGATTCGATGCCGTCATTGATGCCGTAGGAGCGGAATTTACCCGTCAGAAAAGCATTGCAGCAGCTCGTCCCGGAGGAAAGGTTATATTCACGGGCTTACATGAAGCCGATAGCAAATTGCCTGTGAACGATATGATTCGTAACGAGATTTGGACGCAAGGCGCTTTCGCCTATTCCGAAGAAGACTTTGAAACGGCATTGCTATGGATCGGGCAAGGAAAAATTCATTTGCTTCCATGGATGGAGACTGCACAGCTTAGCGATGGAAGCGCATGTTTCGAGAAGCTGATTACGGGTCCGGGGAAAGTGGCGAAAATCGTACTCTCGTTGGAAAATATATAA
- a CDS encoding SDR family NAD(P)-dependent oxidoreductase — protein MSWEGKVIIVTGGGGGIGRAIVHRFAEAGSTVVIVGRTLSKVEAVQLEIKEKGYQAVAMSADVSSEEDVKRVVRDTVELFGRVDVMVNNAAVCPQIRLTDLSLAEWNNVVTNNLTSVFLFCKEVIPSMLKQGGGAIVNLSSVHALATLDGYSAYSASKAGIVGLTRAIALDYAKQNIRANTVLPGAVQTPMLESSVKNLDTAREDIMKQWNDSQPIGRVGQPEEIAAVVMFAASSDNSFMTGTTLVADGGMTAEL, from the coding sequence ATGAGCTGGGAAGGTAAGGTCATTATCGTAACGGGCGGCGGTGGCGGTATTGGTCGCGCAATCGTACACAGATTCGCCGAAGCTGGGAGTACAGTCGTTATCGTAGGTCGAACTTTGAGTAAGGTTGAAGCTGTACAATTGGAGATTAAGGAAAAGGGTTATCAAGCGGTTGCCATGTCTGCGGATGTATCGTCGGAAGAGGATGTGAAGCGGGTTGTAAGAGACACGGTAGAGTTATTTGGTAGAGTTGACGTGATGGTCAACAATGCCGCTGTTTGTCCGCAAATCCGCTTGACTGACTTAAGTCTGGCCGAATGGAATAACGTCGTAACCAATAATTTAACGTCGGTATTTCTGTTCTGCAAAGAGGTTATTCCGTCTATGCTGAAGCAAGGCGGAGGGGCTATTGTAAACTTGAGCTCCGTGCATGCCCTAGCTACTCTCGACGGCTATTCGGCCTACTCTGCATCTAAAGCCGGAATTGTTGGGTTGACGCGGGCGATTGCGCTTGACTACGCGAAGCAGAACATTCGTGCCAACACGGTGCTACCTGGAGCGGTACAGACTCCGATGCTGGAAAGCAGCGTGAAAAACTTGGATACGGCTCGGGAAGATATTATGAAGCAATGGAATGATTCGCAGCCTATCGGTCGTGTAGGACAGCCGGAGGAAATTGCAGCAGTGGTGATGTTCGCCGCAAGCAGCGACAATTCGTTCATGACGGGTACGACTTTGGTAGCCGACGGTGGAATGACTGCAGAATTGTGA
- a CDS encoding AraC family transcriptional regulator — translation MINRAPTSAPLRSLIFHLSDIELQVQSVGWHSDKQTTTYHTLLIVTAGTGCLHMDSHIVPFTADKCYLLSPNRSIQIENGHDKALRFFQISFTAISNLNQQPEIYVENIFADRFEMIAYPFSRLIRLTEEIYAERSYESDIESFKQQLRFQELLGFIIEHNLPSDSLFNSTQSVESTIHYLQNNYTHNITVKQLAQLANMPHWQFTPIFQELTGKRPLDFLTELRINRSKELLIDSNAPLREIAHQVGFTDEYYFNRRFRHTTGVTPKQYARYKRNKTKVRDWTGHDVEIPAQPQRIIFFGETFGDLLALGIEAIGGGVFWIDHSAFKDRVKNVEDVGDPINPNILKALKPDLIIFANADERQYSKISKIAPTVTFNTFAPLEQRMNALGHLLGRKHEVEKWLDVYNTKAALAWKKLQTHINHGETASVFIFDHGERLFVMGASGLSSALYHPFGFQPVDRIQEIIDSGDGFMEISAELLPEYAGDRIFMLLPQKKDSKEAMEELMRSALWRSLPAVQKGRVYVVEAAKWNSGDAFTRELLLEALPRLMGKIS, via the coding sequence ATGATCAACCGAGCGCCGACATCTGCTCCACTCCGCTCCCTGATTTTCCACCTGTCGGATATTGAGCTACAAGTCCAATCTGTAGGGTGGCATTCCGATAAACAAACAACGACGTATCATACACTACTGATCGTTACTGCTGGAACAGGCTGCTTACATATGGATAGCCATATTGTCCCTTTCACTGCTGACAAGTGCTATTTGCTGTCACCGAATCGGTCCATTCAAATCGAAAATGGACATGACAAAGCACTTCGCTTTTTCCAAATTAGCTTTACTGCCATAAGCAATCTAAATCAGCAGCCTGAGATATATGTAGAAAATATTTTTGCCGACCGATTTGAAATGATCGCATACCCCTTCTCTCGATTAATTCGTCTCACAGAGGAAATATATGCGGAAAGAAGCTACGAGAGCGATATTGAGTCGTTTAAGCAGCAGCTGCGCTTTCAGGAATTGCTTGGCTTTATAATCGAACATAATCTACCTTCTGACAGCTTGTTTAACTCTACCCAATCGGTCGAAAGCACTATTCATTATTTGCAGAACAACTACACACACAATATTACAGTCAAACAGCTTGCCCAATTAGCTAACATGCCGCACTGGCAGTTCACTCCCATATTTCAGGAGTTAACTGGCAAGCGACCGCTAGATTTCTTAACAGAGCTACGTATTAATCGCTCTAAGGAATTGCTCATTGATTCCAATGCACCTTTACGGGAAATTGCCCACCAGGTCGGCTTTACTGATGAGTACTACTTTAACCGGAGATTTCGTCATACGACTGGTGTGACTCCTAAGCAATATGCCCGTTATAAGCGTAATAAAACAAAAGTGAGAGATTGGACAGGACACGATGTTGAAATACCAGCTCAGCCCCAGCGTATTATCTTTTTCGGGGAAACCTTCGGTGATCTACTAGCTCTTGGCATTGAAGCTATCGGTGGGGGAGTATTCTGGATTGATCATTCCGCGTTTAAAGATAGGGTAAAGAATGTAGAGGATGTTGGAGATCCTATTAATCCTAATATCTTAAAGGCGCTGAAGCCGGATTTAATTATTTTCGCCAACGCTGATGAAAGGCAATACAGCAAAATCTCTAAAATTGCTCCTACTGTAACATTTAATACCTTCGCACCGCTAGAGCAGCGTATGAATGCACTCGGCCATTTACTTGGAAGAAAGCATGAGGTTGAGAAGTGGCTGGATGTGTATAACACTAAAGCTGCGCTCGCGTGGAAAAAGCTACAAACCCATATTAATCATGGTGAAACAGCCTCTGTGTTTATTTTCGATCATGGGGAGCGGCTATTCGTTATGGGGGCGTCTGGACTTTCTTCGGCACTCTACCACCCTTTCGGCTTTCAGCCTGTTGATAGAATTCAGGAAATTATCGATTCAGGGGATGGGTTTATGGAAATCTCTGCAGAGCTTTTACCTGAATATGCGGGAGATAGAATTTTCATGCTGCTTCCTCAGAAAAAGGATTCTAAAGAAGCCATGGAGGAGCTCATGAGAAGCGCCCTCTGGCGAAGCCTCCCTGCTGTTCAGAAGGGTAGAGTTTATGTCGTGGAAGCAGCGAAATGGAATTCCGGCGATGCTTTTACAAGAGAGCTGCTGCTTGAAGCCCTTCCTCGTCTGATGGGCAAGATTTCTTAG
- a CDS encoding ABC transporter substrate-binding protein, translating into MKFAKNFTTVLCMLALMSTLLLACGKDSGKQNNAEATGSNVQTSSPYASEKAAESTEEAPANTRKIKDYVGHEVEIPTSPQRIIYWGETLSDLIALDAKLVGAAYIFTVDSVYEDKVKQLTDVGFPINLEISIGLNPDLIITGDADEKVYEQLSKIAPTIVFDTFASLEDRMLLLGDYIGKKQEAEQWIAKYNDKTAAMWKQLHDDGVIQPGETASVFTYYPGDRLFVMARAGLPQTLYVPDGFKPTEKIQAVLDSNKGFAQLSMETLPEFAGDRIFILNPTEDESRQSTEAMMKSSIWLNLPAVKKGHVYYLDINKSNSDAIAREWLVDELPKMILK; encoded by the coding sequence ATGAAGTTTGCAAAAAATTTTACGACAGTTTTATGTATGTTAGCATTAATGAGTACGCTGTTACTCGCTTGCGGTAAAGATTCAGGTAAACAAAATAATGCAGAGGCAACAGGTAGTAACGTTCAGACTAGCTCCCCTTACGCTTCGGAAAAAGCCGCTGAGAGCACCGAAGAAGCACCAGCTAATACTCGAAAAATTAAGGATTATGTAGGGCACGAGGTAGAAATCCCAACTTCTCCTCAAAGAATCATCTATTGGGGCGAGACTTTAAGCGATCTCATAGCACTTGACGCAAAGCTCGTTGGAGCTGCTTATATTTTTACGGTAGACTCCGTTTACGAGGATAAAGTTAAACAACTTACCGATGTTGGTTTTCCTATTAATCTAGAAATATCAATTGGGCTTAATCCAGATCTGATCATCACTGGCGACGCCGATGAGAAGGTATATGAGCAGCTTTCCAAGATTGCTCCAACAATTGTATTTGATACCTTCGCTTCATTAGAAGATAGAATGCTATTGCTTGGCGATTATATTGGTAAGAAACAAGAAGCGGAGCAGTGGATTGCAAAATACAACGATAAAACTGCCGCAATGTGGAAGCAGCTACATGATGATGGAGTAATACAACCAGGTGAAACGGCTTCCGTCTTTACTTACTATCCAGGTGATCGCTTGTTTGTTATGGCGCGTGCAGGTCTCCCTCAAACATTATACGTTCCAGACGGGTTTAAGCCTACTGAAAAAATTCAAGCTGTACTAGACTCTAATAAAGGTTTCGCACAACTCTCTATGGAGACTTTACCGGAATTTGCTGGCGATCGTATTTTTATTCTTAATCCTACTGAAGATGAGTCAAGGCAGTCAACTGAAGCGATGATGAAGAGTTCTATTTGGCTCAATCTTCCTGCTGTTAAGAAAGGTCATGTCTATTATTTAGATATTAACAAATCCAATAGTGATGCAATAGCTAGAGAATGGTTGGTGGACGAGCTGCCAAAAATGATTCTTAAATAA
- a CDS encoding FecCD family ABC transporter permease has protein sequence MNQIGNSVNGKAATKAVKLRTRPWAAVLILTLGIVALGLGIAVSISFGAANIKLSEVWAAIFQFNPDLTQHQIIQELRLPRVLGGAMVGASFAVAGAIMQGMTRNPLADSGLLGINAGAGFMLAVCFAFLPGLPFMYLILYSFLGAAVGAGLVYGIGSLAKGGLTPVRLVLAGAALSALLSALSEGIALYFRIGQDLAFWYAGGVAGTKWFQLKIMFPWFAIAIIGSIIISRSITMLSLGDDVAKGLGQRTAIVKLAGTVFVLILAGSSVAIVGAVGFIGLIIPHLTRYLVGVDYRWIIPCSAVLGSLLVVLADLAARMINPPYETPIGALIALFGVPFFLYLARKERREL, from the coding sequence ATGAATCAAATAGGGAATTCGGTAAATGGAAAGGCAGCCACGAAGGCTGTAAAGCTGCGAACACGACCGTGGGCAGCAGTGCTAATTCTTACTCTTGGTATAGTTGCATTAGGATTAGGTATTGCTGTGTCCATATCATTCGGTGCGGCAAATATTAAGCTTTCCGAGGTGTGGGCAGCGATCTTTCAGTTTAATCCTGATTTAACGCAGCATCAGATTATTCAGGAGCTCCGTCTGCCACGTGTGCTTGGTGGGGCAATGGTAGGGGCAAGCTTCGCAGTAGCAGGAGCTATTATGCAAGGGATGACTCGTAACCCGTTAGCAGACTCCGGATTACTGGGAATTAATGCAGGGGCAGGCTTCATGCTAGCTGTTTGCTTTGCTTTTCTGCCAGGGCTACCGTTCATGTACCTCATCCTTTATTCTTTCTTGGGTGCAGCTGTGGGTGCGGGGCTAGTATATGGTATTGGCTCCTTGGCCAAAGGAGGACTAACTCCAGTAAGGCTAGTGTTGGCAGGTGCAGCTTTGAGTGCGCTGTTGTCAGCACTAAGTGAAGGAATTGCGTTATATTTCCGTATTGGCCAGGATTTAGCGTTCTGGTATGCAGGTGGTGTGGCAGGAACGAAATGGTTCCAGCTCAAAATTATGTTTCCATGGTTTGCCATCGCCATTATTGGATCGATTATCATTTCCCGTTCGATTACGATGCTCAGCCTTGGTGATGACGTAGCTAAAGGCCTTGGGCAACGCACTGCCATAGTCAAGCTGGCGGGTACGGTTTTTGTATTGATTCTAGCGGGCTCATCTGTTGCTATAGTTGGGGCGGTCGGGTTTATCGGACTCATTATTCCTCACTTGACGCGTTATCTTGTTGGGGTTGATTATCGCTGGATTATTCCATGCTCTGCAGTGCTCGGAAGTCTCTTAGTTGTGCTTGCTGACTTAGCAGCACGGATGATCAATCCACCATATGAGACGCCAATCGGAGCCCTTATTGCACTCTTTGGTGTTCCATTCTTCCTATATTTGGCACGTAAAGAAAGGAGAGAGCTGTAA